From bacterium:
AGCTTGCCAGCATTCGTGGCGAAGACGACGAGGAGGATTGATTATTGATTTTCTTAATACGCGGCATTTATTAAGAAATCAATTAATTTTTGCAATGAAAGATGGGTAGCCCATCAGCCACAACACGCTGATTCCATAGAGGCCGCTAAGAGTGCGAATTTGCACGCAATCTGGTGGAGCAGTGCCTTTTTCAATGCGGCAATAAGAGCTTTGGCTGATGTGAAGTTCTTTTGCCACGTCATGC
This genomic window contains:
- a CDS encoding XRE family transcriptional regulator, translated to ARSTTDALKLPHQEARILIASRIKEARLNAGLTQHDVAKELHISQSSYCRIEKGTAPPDCVQIRTLSGLYGISVLWLMGYPSFIAKIN